GTAGATTCAATTTTAGAAGTAGCATGTTTTATAAAACATACTTTTGCATCTTGTATGTTCATTCCGATTCCATTATCAATAATTTGTATTAAACCTTTTCCTGATTTTTTAATAATNATATGAATATTATTNGCTTGCGCATCAATAGAATTTTCCAGTAATTCCTTAATTATAGAGGATGGTCTTTGAATTACTTCTCCTGCTGCAATTTGATTAATAACATTATCTTTTAATATTTGAATAGTTTGTTTCACACTTGANAATTAATAATAACGTATCCCAACAAAAATAATACTATTATCATCATTAAAAGAAAAAAAGTTGATTTATAACTTTTGTTATTCTTTCTAAAATCTAACAGACTTTTCTTATCAAACCTTCTATAAAAATTAATTTTTTTATTTTTTTTAGCCATTTCGTTTTTTTATTCTAATATTAAAATAAGCAAATAATAAAGTCATAAATGGAGAAATAATATTAAAAAAACAATATGGAAGATATGCTAATGGATTAATTGAAAGTATTTCAGCATGATATGCAGCACATGAATTCCATGGTACTAAAACTGATGTTACAGTACCTGTATCTTCAATTGTTCGACTTAAATTTGTAGAGTGTAATTTGTGGTCCTGATAAATTTCTTTATACATTCTTCCTGGAATGACAATAGCNAAGTATTGATCACAAGTTGTAATATTAAAGAATATACAAGAGCCTGCTGTTGATTGAATTAATTTTAGATTAGATGATGACTTTGATAATATTAAATCAGTTATTCTTTTAAGAAAACCGCCTGCATGCATTACACCACCGAATATCATTGCTGTGATAACTAGGATAACAATCCAAACCATTCCTAAAACACCACTTTTTGATAATAATTTGCTAACTGCATCATGTTCTATTTGAATATTTGTTCCAATAAAAATTGTTTCTATTAATGTAGAAAGTGTTGTAGCATTAGTATGTAAATTAATTTCTTTAATTAATTCTTGTTGAAATAGTANAGCAATAATTAGACCTGTGAATAAACCAATTAACAATGTTATTCTGGCCGATATTCCATTATATATTAACACTATTATTATCAAAGGAAGAGTAAATAGCTCCCATCCTACGTAAAATTTAGATTCTATAGCATCTAAGAAGGATTTAGTTTCATTAATTGAAATATCTGTATAATTGGAATTGATACCAATAAAAAAGAAACATATTAGAGTAATAAAGATTGAAGGTATAGTTGTATATGTCATATATTTTATATGCTCCATTAAGCTACTTCCAGATACAGATGGAGCAAGATTTGTTGTTTCAGACAGCGGAGACATTTTATCTCCAAAATAAGCTCCTGAAATAATTGCCCCAGCTGTTAAACCTCTTGGTATTAATAATAATTCTCCAATACTCATAAGTGCAATTCCAATTGTTGCTGCAGTTGTCCATGAACTTCCTGTTGAAATTGATACTATAGCGCAAATAATACATGTGGAAAATAGAAAGTATTCTGGGTTTATTAACTCGATTCCATAATAAATCATTGCTGGAACAACACCAGATAATATCCAAGTTGAAGTCAATCCACCGATAATTAAAAGAATTGTTATAGCATTAATTGATGAGTATATGCTTGTTTTGACACCAAATATAATTTCCTTGATATTATAGCCTCTTTTTAATGCAATTAATGAACCTAAAAAAGCGGTCACTAATAAAGCAATTTGATTAGGACCATTCATTGTATTTTCAAAATATATTAAATTAGAAAATAATAAAAATATTAAAGTTATGATTGGTAAGAAAGTTAGAATGCTATTCATTTAATAATTTGATTAATTGTTCGTATACTTTGTGTGTAGGTAGTCCCATAACATTATAAAAGGATCCTGAAATTTTTTTTATTGCAATTAATCCTATCCAGTCTTGAATTCCATATCCACCAGCTTTATCTAGTGGATTAAAATTTTCTATATAATATCTAATCTCTTTTGTAGATAGTTTTTTAAAATAGACAGAACTTTTGTCATAAATAGAAACACTTTTGTTAATTAATTTAAATGTTACACCAGTGACAACAAAATGCTGTTGATTGGAGAGATGTGATAACATAATCTCAGCTTCATTATTTGACTTAGGTTTGCCAAGTATCATATTATTGTTATATACAATTGTGTCAGCACAAATTAAAATTTCGTTTTTTTTTACTGAGTAGTTGTTAGCTTTTTTTTCTGATAAGTAAACAGCTACTTTAGATGGTGATAGTGACTTTGGATAATCCTCATTTACTTCTAGTTTTTTTACTTTGAAAGGGAACCCCATTAGCTTCATTAATTCAGTTCTTCTTGGAGATTTAGAACCTAAAGTAATGGTTTTTTTAGTATTTAATATTTCCATCTAAATTCCATTTATCGGTTACTCTTAGAGTTTGCTCAATCACATCACGAACACAACCTTCACCTCCTTTTTTCATAGAAATATAGTCGCATATATTTTGAACATCAAAAGATGCATCAAATGGACAGCAACTGAAACCTACATGCTTTAGTACTTCTAAATCAGGAATATCATCACCCATATACATTACATCATCTTTGTGTAGGTTATGTTTTTTTAAAAATTCTTTTAATATAGGTANTTTATTGTGTGCTCCTAAAAAAACTTCTTTTACACCTAGATGNTCTAGCCTTGTTTTTATATTTTGCTCTCTGCCACCAGTAATTACACCTATAATATATCCGTGTTTAATAGCCAATTTTATTGCATATCCATCTTTTGCATTCATTTGACGTAAAAATTTNCCATCTGGATAAATAATCAAACCACCATTTGTTAAGACTCCGTCAACATCTAATATAAATGCTTTAATTTTCTTTAATTTATTTTTATAATTACTTTTCATATTATTTTATAATTTTTTTTTATATTCATTTAAAATGCTGTCAGATAACAATTTATATATTTTTTTATATTTTATATTGTTTATTAAATCTATATGATTCTGTATAGTCATTAAATCACCTCTTCTAGCTGGTCCTGTTAGATTTTCATATGCTTTGCTTTTTGTGTTTTTATCTGCTGTGTGTTTAATTAAATGATTTAATAAATTAAAATCAATATTTTGTTCTTCTAAAATATTTTGTGCAATTAAATAACAGTAATTAGAGAAGTTACATGAAATAACAGCCGCTAAATGTAATAGTTTTCTATTTTTTGAATTCATTATATTTATACAAGNAGAGACTTTTGATAATAATTTATTCAGTTTTTTTTCTGTTATTTTATTATTGGCTTCAATGCAAATTGGAATTTTTTTAAAGTCAACTTTAATATCTTTTGTTAAAGTTTGTATAGGGTAAATTACACCAAAATTATTTTTATTAACGAAAACATCTAANGANGTACATCCTGATGTATGAATCATTAATACATTAGGGAGNATATCTGCAATTTTTTTGATGCTATCATCATTTACACAGATCATAATTAAATCACATTCTTTTATATTTTTAATTTCACTTATATAATTAGCATTTACTTTTCTAGCTAGTTGTTTGCCGGTAATTTTGTTCCTTGAAAAAATATTAATTATTTTAACACCAACAGAGTGAAATGATAATGCAAATTGTGTTGCAACATTACCGGATCCAATAAATGAAATACTATTAATCATAAATGATGTTATTTAATCACATTTTTAATATAAAAATAAATACTTTTGTTGTCTAATAAATTTAAATTTTGAATAAATATTTTAATTATTTTTTTTCAATCCCATCTGCACTCTTCTTAATGTGTTGTTTTGCTGTTTCTATTGGAGTTGCAACATTTGTTGAAAATGATTATGGAACTATAGCAGCAAAAGCCACTATATTTAATAGTTGGTGGCTTGAGTTATGTCTATTTTTACTTGCAACTATTTTTATATTTAATATTTTTAGATATAAGCTTTTTAGTTTAAAAAAATTACCAGTTTTATTATTTCATTTATCATTTATACTGATTCTTTTAGGAGCTGCAATTACTCGTTACACTGGTGAAGAAGGCATGATGAGAATTAGAGAAGGTAGTTTCAATAAGCAATTTGTTTCTGAAACTACTTTTTTGGATTTTAAGATTCACAATAATAAAAGTGAATATATAGGTAAAAAGCCTCTCTTATTATCTACTATTTCTAATAATAATTTCTCCATTCCTATCAATTTTGATAATAAAAATATTAGTATTGAATATGTTAATTTCATTAATGATCCTGTTGATAAATTNGTATTAGATGATATAAATGGCTCACATATTTTGGAGATAATTGTTCCCTCCGTTCGTGGTGGCATGCAATCGGAATACATTAAGTTTAAAACTGTAAAAAAAATTAATAATTTAGATGTATCATTTAACTCNAATTTAAATTCTGATCTTGAAATTTATCTTGAAGACTCTTCATTTTATTTTTCCTCAAAATTTGATGTTGAATTTATGAAAATGTCTAATCAAGAAAAAGGTCTGTTAAAAAAAGAAACAAAGCATATATTAAGTAAAAAAACATTATATACTATTGATGGTAAAAATATGGTTTTTAAAAATCATTTTTCAAACGGATCAATTAGTCAGGTTCCTGGTAGCATGAAAAATAATCAAGAGAAATCAGATTTGTTACAAATTAAATTAACTGTTAATAATAATGACACCCTAATTAGTTTATTCGGGAATAAAGGGGTTATATCACCTAAAAATTATTTTTCTTTTGCAAATTTATTTTTCTCTTTTGGTTATGGTTCACAGACAATGAATTTGCCTTTTGCAATTTATTTACATGATTTTCAACTTGAGCGTTACCCCGGATCTGATAGTCCATCCTCATTTGCAAGTGAAATTAAAGTTATTGATGGTGAAAACTCTTTTGATTATAGAATTTTCATGAATAATGTTTTAAATTACAAAGGTTATAGATTTTTTCAATCCTCATATGACTCTGATGAAAAAGGAACTATTCTTTCTGTAAACAAGGATAAGGCTGGAACTATTGCTACTTACATTGGGTATTTATGTTTATTATTGTCTGTTATAAGTTTAATTGTATCTAGGTTTTCTAGATTTAATATATTGTCTAAAAAAAATAAGAAAATTAGTTAAATGCTTTTTAGGTTATCTCTCATATTATCATTTCTATTTTGTTCAGTAAACTTTGCTCAAACCTCGGATTTATCTCTTGATAGCTTAATCATAAATAGAACCATAAACAAACAACATGCTAGTATTTTTGCAAAGCTATTAACTATTGACAATGAAGGAAGGGTTAAACCTTTCCATACAACTTCTTCAGAAATTTTAAGAAAATTATGCAGAAAAACTAAATTATATAATCAAGACCCATGTCAAATTGTTTTAGGCATGACCGTTGATCCATTATTATGGCAAATAATTCCAATAATTAAAGTTGCTGATAATGATATTTTAAAGATTCTTGGTAAAAAAGAAGAGCTTGTTTCTTTTGTGTCTTTTTTTCAGGATAATCAGTATTTACTAACACCTTATGTAGAAA
The window above is part of the Flavobacteriales bacterium TMED191 genome. Proteins encoded here:
- a CDS encoding sodium:proton antiporter encodes the protein MNSILTFLPIITLIFLLFSNLIYFENTMNGPNQIALLVTAFLGSLIALKRGYNIKEIIFGVKTSIYSSINAITILLIIGGLTSTWILSGVVPAMIYYGIELINPEYFLFSTCIICAIVSISTGSSWTTAATIGIALMSIGELLLIPRGLTAGAIISGAYFGDKMSPLSETTNLAPSVSGSSLMEHIKYMTYTTIPSIFITLICFFFIGINSNYTDISINETKSFLDAIESKFYVGWELFTLPLIIIVLIYNGISARITLLIGLFTGLIIAXLFQQELIKEINLHTNATTLSTLIETIFIGTNIQIEHDAVSKLLSKSGVLGMVWIVILVITAMIFGGVMHAGGFLKRITDLILSKSSSNLKLIQSTAGSCIFFNITTCDQYXAIVIPGRMYKEIYQDHKLHSTNLSRTIEDTGTVTSVLVPWNSCAAYHAEILSINPLAYLPYCFFNIISPFMTLLFAYFNIRIKKRNG
- the maf gene encoding septum formation protein Maf; translated protein: MEILNTKKTITLGSKSPRRTELMKLMGFPFKVKKLEVNEDYPKSLSPSKVAVYLSEKKANNYSVKKNEILICADTIVYNNNMILGKPKSNNEAEIMLSHLSNQQHFVVTGVTFKLINKSVSIYDKSSVYFKKLSTKEIRYYIENFNPLDKAGGYGIQDWIGLIAIKKISGSFYNVMGLPTHKVYEQLIKLLNE
- a CDS encoding 3-deoxy-D-manno-octulosonate 8-phosphate phosphatase — encoded protein: MKSNYKNKLKKIKAFILDVDGVLTNGGLIIYPDGKFLRQMNAKDGYAIKLAIKHGYIIGVITGGREQNIKTRLXHLGVKEVFLGAHNKXPILKEFLKKHNLHKDDVMYMGDDIPDLEVLKHVGFSCCPFDASFDVQNICDYISMKKGGEGCVRDVIEQTLRVTDKWNLDGNIKY
- a CDS encoding DUF2520 domain-containing protein, whose protein sequence is MINSISFIGSGNVATQFALSFHSVGVKIINIFSRNKITGKQLARKVNANYISEIKNIKECDLIMICVNDDSIKKIADXLPNVLMIHTSGCTSLDVFVNKNNFGVIYPIQTLTKDIKVDFKKIPICIEANNKITEKKLNKLLSKVSXCINIMNSKNRKLLHLAAVISCNFSNYCYLIAQNILEEQNIDFNLLNHLIKHTADKNTKSKAYENLTGPARRGDLMTIQNHIDLINNIKYKKIYKLLSDSILNEYKKKL